The Pyrenophora tritici-repentis strain M4 chromosome 8, whole genome shotgun sequence genome contains a region encoding:
- a CDS encoding Ifi-6-16 multi-domain protein translates to MKVALASYHLANAIRAFGRKASCAFDRAIEALRQIDIIDVAKAATKWMKEHPWETAAILVPLILLACTPAFLSIAGFTAGGIAAGSIAAGVHAGIGSVAAGSTFAILTSAAMGGYGVPIVFGGVWAISTAVMGGIAAWKRWRGGGSGGGSGGRLLIGGHNGGGGGGGGSDSDDDSIPVKNGNPSGGGGDCGETAAVYKHAAVKKELIKQDRGGFHETSM, encoded by the exons ATGAAAGTCGCCCTCGCAAGCTACCACCTCGCAAACGCCATCCGTGCCTTCGGTCGAAAAGCCAGTTGCGCATTCGACAGAGCCATCGAAGCTCTGCGCCAGATCGACATCATCGACGTCGCAAAGGCAGCCACCAAATGGATGAAAGAGCATCCTTGGGAGACGGCCGCGATTCTCGTTCCGCTCATCCTCCTCGCCTGCACTCCGGCATTCCTGAGCATCGCTGGTTTCACGGCTGGTGGTATTGCTGCTG GAAGCATTGCAGCAGGCGTCCATGCAGGCATCGGAAGTGTTGCAGCCGGTTCGACATTCGCAATCCTCACGAGCGCTGCGATGGGCGGGTATGGTGTGCCGATCGTATTTGGTGGCGTCTGGGCTATAAGCACTGCGGTCATGGGCGGAATCGCGGCTTGGAAGAGATGGCGAGGTGGAGGTAGCGGTGGCGGTAGCGGTGGCAGACTTCTCATCGGGGGACACAACGGCGGTGGcggaggtggtggtggcagcGATTCTGACGATGACTCGATCCCAGTCAAGAACGGCAACCCGAGTGGAGGTGGTGGTGACTGCGGCGAGACTGCTGCTGTTTACAAGCACGCAGCAGTCAAAAAGGAACTGATCAAACAGGACCGAGGAGGGTTCCATGAGACCAGTATGTAA
- a CDS encoding TT-ORF1 multi-domain protein, which produces MADQSPDYKTLFLEEQCRRKAAEQAQNEAEQAKNEAEQAKNEAEQAKNEAEEKTRKTTLPEFLDACHDNLYSGLTVQTDATLSTRGDPANANNKLRPEKLLLWKDFPAQQAAIWDKLMGSDFALERHFTSLHTLKESGEAIRRKMMSSELDLHLFQRTTVDDPVTSIIERLYDQKILRQEFGLKGSIQFENHANTLSPETQLESISSMTISGTQRRRSPRLQAKAQAQDNSVDAPRAQTARSSRPRADQFCVYNTSTKNTETRVAAFITEYKPPHKLPLGYINEGLGDMELEEVILCCETDTPRDHFRRLMAAVITQAFSYMVKLGVEYGCVCTGEAFVFLRIPDDPRTAQYFLSVPKGDVGDTTGWTSDLDGTNRLHLTAVAQMLAFTLQALQTPPRSHKWRADAASQLNGWEVTYEDLLDTIHVEDAPSSEYRPPRHNEFLRMSPVQLRRRHTPISSSSCARPQDQHVASDEEPDSDTPSRRQPSPRASLAHTPLPAALRRVRVPIEDKVDSIALKTAY; this is translated from the coding sequence ATGGCTGACCAGTCGCCTGATTACAAAACGCTGTTCCTCGAAGAACAATGCAGACGCAAAGCCGCGGAGCAGGCGCAGAATGAGGCAGAGCAGGCGAAGAATGAGGCAGAGCAGGCGAAGAATGAGGCGGAGCAGGCGAAGAATGAGGCCGAAGAGAAAACTCGCAAGACGACTCTTCCAGAGTTTCTCGACGCCTGTCACGATAATCTATACTCCGGTCTCACCGTCCAGACCGATGCGACCTTGTCGACGCGGGGCGACCCTGCGAATGCGAATAACAAGCTTCGACCTGAGAAGCTCCTTCTATGGAAGGATTTCCCAGCACAACAAGCAGCGATTTGGGACAAACTTATGGGGTCTGACTTCGCGTTAGAGCGACACTTCACCTCGCTGCATACGTTGAAAGAGTCTGGTGAAGCTATCCGACGGAAGATGATGAGTTCTGAGCTAGATTTGCATCTCTTCCAACGTACCACTGTAGACGACCCTGTAACGTCTATTATCGAACGATTATACGACCAAAAAATACTACGACAGGAGTTTGGACTCAAGGGTTCGATACAGTTTGAGAATCACGCCAACACCCTCAGCCCGGAAACGCAACTAGAGAGCATTAGTTCCATGACCATCTCCGGGACTCAGCGACGACGGTCACCACGCCTACAGGCCAAGGCCCAGGCCCAAGACAACTCCGTGGACGCACCTCGCGCCCAAACAGCACGATCGTCCCGTCCTCGAGCCGATCAGTTCTGCGTCTACAACACCAGCACTAAGAATACAGAGACTCGCGTAGCGGCCTTTATCACGGAATACAAACCTCCGCACAAGCTGCCACTCGGGTATATAAACGAGGGTTTGGGGGATATGGAACTCGAGGAGGTGATTCTATGTTGCGAAACGGATACTCCTCGCGACCACTTTCGCCGGCTGATGGCTGCAGTCATCACACAAGCATTTTCTTATATGGTCAAGCTTGGGGTGGAGTATGGTTGCGTGTGCACTGGCGAAGCTTTCGTCTTCCTACGCATTCCTGACGACCCTAGAACGGCTCAGTACTTCCTCTCCGTTCCGAAAGGGGACGTCGGGGACACCACAGGATGGACATCGGACTTAGACGGAACAAATCGCCTGCATCTAACAGCTGTTGCTCAGATGCTAGCTTTCACGCTTCAGGCGCTGCAGACACCGCCCCGTAGCCACAAATGGCGTGCCGACGCCGCCTCTCAACTCAATGGCTGGGAGGTTACGTATGAAGACCTGCTAGATACTATCCATGTAGAAGATGCGCCATCATCGGAGTACCGTCCACCTCGCCACAATGAGTTCCTTCGCATGTCACCTGTCCAGCTCCGGCGGAGGCATACCCCAATTAGCTCTTCAAGCTGCGCGCGACCGCAGGATCAGCACGTAGCTAGCGACGAAGAACCCGACTCCGATACTCCAAGCCGGCGGCAACCTTCACCCCGCGCCAGCCTCGCACACACGCCGCTACCAGCAGCTCTTCGCCGAGTCAGAGTTCCCATAGAGGACAAAGTGGACAGTATTGCACTCAAAACTGCATACTAG
- a CDS encoding LldD, L-lactate dehydrogenase (FMN-dependent) and related alpha-hydroxy acid dehydrogenase, producing MSRINRAEVAKHHSKNDCWIVLDSKAYNVTNFLSEHPGGAPIILKNAGSDATEEFKKYHPLSYLEDYLPKEALLGPVDPNTSGQLRQIKDTNSRKPSKIDPNSNEIPHVSLCVSTTDFEPVAKTVMSHKSYIYASSSANTGASIKANIDDWGRISFRPRVMRNVGEVDTRRKMFGHSSPYPFYICPMGTMGTIHEGAEPEMVQGAVRKGIHTLVSTASSKSSEQIMQSYVDEQRRLGNGSPTQLFYQYYMPVNKDKALELIRIVKRCGYKSLWVTVDVPVVGKRTADRRLQAEETLAVSLVDEGPRDREIGGDNAFAPAMGGRPVQGRLTPYMTWDDLEWVRKEWDDPIVLKGIQCAEDAKLAMEYGCDGILLSNHGGRQLHTAPSALMTLLEIRTYCPEVLGKLEVFLDGGLRDGNDVLKALCLGATAVGVGRPFLYALSAYGSKGVERCVDNASQHDKGIGIGVGVVAYSSTHEETSSQKTNIGCSQLVYNGELEGIAQAFEHAAIVAQEGQEIYVYADNQAAMHRLNNLSDNLGQQWLLRCIRAAKRITTKKASIHLQWAPGHNDVKGNEKADTLAKEAAKERPTTSTIASLAYLGTEINKIQKTEQLMEYKRYTDRPTKNRSSYSRIFKLNTHTTIKVPKGTPREISSAFYSLKLGHGYFNSYLKRFNKRDCNLCICYKPQTPQDLLLDCKQYKTHRNTLKEAIPHRPITLPLLLQKKTGIKATLAFIASTRIGTRKWHLGQTTEQTDTV from the exons ATGTCGCGAATCAATAGAGCAGAGGTAGCAAAGCACCACAGCAAGAATGATTGCTGGATTGTGCTGGATTCGAAGGCGTACAATGTTACCAACTTCTTGTCAGAACATCCAGGTGGTGCACCAATCATCTTGAAGAATGCAGGATCG GACGCGACAGAAGAGTTTAAAAAGTATCATCCATTAAGCTATCTGGAGGACTACCTACCGAAAGAAGCCCTTCTAGGGCCCGTTGATCCAAACACATCTGGTCAGCTTCGTCAAATCAAAGACACGAATTCTAGAAAGCCGTCAAAGATCGATCCCAACTCCAATGAAATTCCTCATGTCAGTCTTTGCGTCTCCACGACCGACTTCGAACCAGTGGCAAAAACAGTTATGTCCCACAAGTCATACATCTATGCTTCTAGCTCAGCAAACACGGGTGCATCAATCAAAGCCAACATTGATGACTGGGGTCGCATCAGTTTTCGTCCACGTGTAATGCGCAATGTAGGCGAAGTAGATACGCGTCGCAAAATGTTTGGACATAGCTCACCGTATCCATTCTATATCTGCCCTATGGGAACAATGGGAACGATCCACGAAGGTGCCGAGCCAGAAATGGTACAAGGAGCAGTCCGCAAAGGGATACACACGCTTGTTAGCACAGCAAGTTCCAAGAGCAGCGAGCAAATTATGCAGAGCTATGTCGACGAACAGAGGCGGCTTGGTAATGGAAGCCCGACGCAGCTGTTTTACCAGTACTACATGCCCGTAAACAAGGATAAGGCTCTCGAACTCATCCGCATTGTAAAGCGCTGCGGATACAAGAGCCTGTGGGTGACAGTCGACGTGCCCGTTGTAGGAAAGCGCACTGCAGATCGCCGCCTTCAAGCCGAGGAGACGCTTGCAGTCAGCCTTGTTGATGAAGGTCCTAGAGACCGGGAGATTGGCGGTGACAACGCCTTTGCTCCTGCCATGGGTGGACGCCCAGTCCAAGGCCGATTGACTCCGTACATGACATGGGACGACTTGGAATGGGTCCGTAAAGAATGGGATGATCCCATCGTACTTAAGGGTATTCAATGTGCAGAAGATGCGAAACTTGCAATGGAATACGGATGCGATGGTATCTTGCTCAGCAACCATGGCGGCAGACAGTTGCACACTGCGCCTAGTGCACTCATGACGCTCCTTGAAATCCGTACCTACTGCCCAGAAGTCCTTGGCAAACTAGAGGTCTTCCTCGATGGTGGATTGAGAGATGGAAACGATGTGCTCAAAGCATTGTGCCTGGGTGCTACGGCAGTCGGCGTTGGAAGGCCGTTCCTCTATGCGCTTAGTGCCTATGGTTCGAAGGGTGTTGAGAGATGTGTTGACA atgcctcacaacacgacaagggaatagggatcggcgtaggtgtagtagcgtacagctccacccacgaagaaacctcttctcaaaagacaaacattggatgctcccaactagtctacaacggtgaactagaggggatagcacaggcatttgaacacgcggctatagtggcacaagaaggccaagagatctacgtatacgcagacaaccaagcagcaatgcataggcttaacaacctatcggacaacctgggacaacagtggctactaagatgcatcagagccgcaaagagaataacgacaaagaaagcatctatccacctgcagtgggccccaggacataacgacgtcaaaggcaacgaaaaagccgacacgctagcaaaggaagcagctaaagagagaccaacaacatcgaccatagcgagcctagcctacttaggcacagaaatcaacaaaatacaaaaaacagaacaactgatggagtacaagaggtataccgacaggcccaccaaaaacagaagctcctactcaaggatctttaagctcaacacacatacaacaatcaaagtcccgaagggaacaccaagagaaatctcaagcgcgttctactcactcaagctaggacatggatacttcaactcctaccttaagagattcaacaagagagactgcaatctatgtatatgctacaaaccacaaacaccacaggacctacttctagattgcaaacagtacaaaacacatcgaaatacactcaaagaagcaataccacacagacccatcaccctcccacttCTCCTCCAAAAAAAGACAGGCATtaaagctactctagcctttatcgcaagtactaggattggcacgagaaaatggcaccttgggcaaaccaccgaacagacagacactgtataa
- a CDS encoding Dimer-Tnp-hAT domain containing protein — MPPRSQKKRSGAPTVAAKAAKRLRLSQRSLSPREALASQATESPSEPAWETQFLESQPEAEIAAPTEGSHAGTGLIADDAGAGRSTWETDGADHFDGINWERLKQYMKPVKAPTGKKSWIYQHGYRVVKRSNPKSVWFVCRYCHSHKVFGGGLYDITRATSAVATHLRKAARGHGLSNDLDAKSSIAYGQGQLSLQQAIDGGVELSQEAANVFGYFNVQQFRLAFVLWLVDNNMPMEIIARQSTRDMIKFANPEAESALWRSPRSVATYAMRLFKLLKPQIVLALSAAISKIHISFDGWTTKGGKRGFFGIVAHFATAAGEAIAAVVIQTLREFGITPDQLGYFVLDNASNNDTAIAAIARDYGGFDPIHHRLRCSPHTINLIGQALLFGDDKDSYNNVAEQLRTEELYMREWRRHGQLGTLIAVINFIRTPQQHELFQACQRDANKALPADDQIPLLTPVRPVVTRWNSYHAAIERATKLHGAFDRYMEHHIKSVAFNEKRSGSACKDVPAWMRQGGLAANDWATITEYQNCLKPLKIATKRLEGRGKVGSFGAIYEVLPVFEYILRNLEELAQPWIDVDFNAHNEAPEDHLHINLRAAWNKADAYYNKLDDSPVYYAATCLHPLYKYYCENSWSEKPEWIEAANKGFQRLWKSYKKLPTPVAIPAARAARTSDIDEVIGAYTQRNHTAAAPQGDEYDRWLNQEPPWRSLDDGNVIQYWIAMRSKYPCLSQFAIDILTIPASSCECERLFSELGDLLEPKRRAIGSELLAALQLIRAWTRAGYTTIKTIETHSGDGDSSGSSSESFTDDSLAREYDIYNWTDSLDIVTLGE; from the exons ATGCCTCCCCGATCTCAAAAGAAGCGTAGCGGCGCACCTACAGTTGCTGCTAAAGCTGCTAAACGACTGCGCCTATCGcagcgatcgctgtcgcCCCGAGAAGCCCTAGCTAGCCAGGCCACCGAGTCGCCGTCTGAGCCAGCGTGGGAAACGCAATTTTTGGAGTCGCAACCTGAAGCTGAGATCGCCGCGCCCACTGAGGGCAGCCACGCTGGCACTGGATTAATAGCAGACGACGCTGGCGCAGGCCGGTCGACGTGGGAGACTGACGGGGCTGATCACTTTGATGGGATTAATTGGGAGCGGCTGAAGCAATACATGAAGCCAGTTAAGGCGCCAACAGGTAAGAAGAGTTGGATATATCAGCATGGCTATCGCGTTGTTAAGCGGAGCAACCCAAAAAgcgtgtggtttgtatgTAGATACTGCCATTCTCACAAGGTCTTTGGTGGTGGCCTATACGATATAACGAGAGCGACGTCTGCAGTAGCAACTCACCTCCGGAAGGCTGCACGAGGCCATGGCCTGTCTAACGATCTCGACGCAAAAAGCAGCATCGCGTACGGGCAAGGTCAGCTATCGCTGCAGCAGGCGATCGACGGCGGCGTTGAACTATCCCAAGAAGCAGCCAACGTATTTGGCTACTTTAACGTACAACAGTTTCGACTCGCCTTTGTTCTCTGGCTTGTCGACAACAATATGCCAATGGAAATAATCGCCCGGCAATCGACGCGCGACATGATCAAGTTcgccaacccagaggcagaaAGCGCGTTGTGGCGAAGCCCTCGCAGTGTCGCAACGTATGCGATGAGGCTGTTCAAGTTGCTAAAGCCGCAGATAGTCTTAGCCCTATCTGCAGCTATAAGCAAAATAcacataagctttgacggctGGACGACTAAGGGCGGGAAGCGCGGCTTCTTTGGGATCGTTGCCCATTTTGCTACAGCAGCTG GCGAGGCTATTGCTGCTGTTGTTATCCAGACGCTGAGAGAGTTTGGCATTACACCTGATCAATTAGGCTACTTTgtcctcgacaacgcgtcAAATAATGACACCGCAATTGCAGCAATTGCGCGCGATTACGGCGGCTTTGATCCTATACACCATCGTCTCCGCTGCAGCCCTCATACGATCAATCTTATTGGGCAAGCTCTGCTTTTCGGCGACGACAAGGACTCGTACAACAACGTTGCAGAGCAGCTTAGAACAGAGGAGCTGTACATGCGCGAGTGGCGCCGACATGGGCAATTAGGCACGCTAATTGCAGTTATCAACTTCATCAGGACGCCGCAGCAGCATGAGCTTTTCCAGGCTTGCCAGCGCGACGCCAACAAAGCGCTGCCGGCCGATGATCAGATCCCACTCCTTACACCCGTACGCCCGGTCGTCACCCGCTGGAACTCGTATCACGCCGCTATTGAGCGCGCTACAAAGCTTCACggcgcctttgatcgataTATGGAGCACCACATTAAAAGTGTCGCTTTTAACGAAAAGCGCAGCGGTAGCGCCTGCAAGGATGTGCCGGCTTGGATGAGGCAAGGCGGGCTCGCTGCCAACGACTGGGCAACAATTACAGAGTACCAGAACTGCCTTAAGCCGCTTAAGATAGCAACGAAGAGGCTAGAGGGTCGCGGTAAGGTTGGCAGTTTTGGCGCAATCTACGAAGTGCTGCCAGTCTTCGAGTATATACTGCGTAACCTCGAAGAGCTTGCGCAGCCATGGATTGACGTTGACTTCAACGCGCATAACGAGGCGCCAGAAG ATCACCTTCATAttaacctccgcgctgcctGGAACAAGGCTGACGCTTACTACAATAAGCTCGACGACTCCCCAGTCTATTACGCTGCTACGTGCCTCCACCCTCTCTACAAATACTACTGTGAAAACAGTTGGAGCGAGAAGCCAGAGTGGATCGAGGCCGCTAATAAGGGCTTCCAGCGGCTTTGGAAAAGCTATAAAAAGCTGCCAACGCCAGTGGCTATTCCAGCGGCTCGAGCCGCCCGAACAAGCGATATAGACGAGGTAATCGGGGCCTATACACAGCGTAATCACACAGCAGCAGCCCCGCAAGGCGATGAGTATGACCGCTGGCTTAATCAAGAGCCGCCATGGCGTAGCCTTGACGACGGTAACGTTATCCAGTACTGGATTGCGATGCGCTCAAAATACCCCTGTTTAAGCcagtttgcaatcgatatACTGACTATCCCAGcctcaagctgtgagtgcGAGCGGCTCTTTAGTGAGCTCGGTGATCTACTCGAGCCAAAACGACGCGCGATCGGCAGTGAGTTGCTTGCGGCTCTACAGCTTATACGGGCATGGACTCGGGCTGGCTACACTACCATAAAAACAATTGAAACGCACAGCGGCGACGGTGATAGTAGCGGCAGTAGTAGCGAGAGCTTTACAGACGACTCACTGGCGCGAGAGTACGATATATACAACTGGACAGACTCGTTAGATATCGTAACTCTGGGGGAGTAG
- a CDS encoding MAP7 multi-domain protein yields MKLSADTAFLQRENEQLRAALTDERQRKERIQPGTLELSDDYHGGATFWSPRKVREARQQYEQKQRDYEESQYQKAIAIEAREERKLLKAQELDARRRARAEARLDRERQKAKAAAYRIARQAAHKRLEKAIKISQIGKKPSSKCRAKVVSKNIIVGSSSGGAQPANRSAALPSPRSRSGRPIKLPIKYQ; encoded by the coding sequence ATGAAACTATCCGCCGATACAGCGTTTCTTCAACGAGAAAACGAGCAACTCCGGGCAGCTCTCACCGATGAGAGACAGCGGAAGGAGCGTATCCAGCCTGGTACGCTCGAGTTGTCCGACGATTATCATGGTGGAGCTACTTTCTGGTCTCCACGGAAGGTGCGAGAAGCTCGCCAGCAATATGAGCAGAAACAGCGCGATTATGAGGAGTCACAATACCAAAAAGCTATCGCAATCGAAGCTAGAGAGGAGAGAAAGCTACTTAAAGCTCAAGAACTAGATGCGCGGCGACGTGCGCGGGCGGAGGCAAGACTAGATCGTGAGAGGCAGAAAGCTAAAGCAGCTGCCTACCGGATAGCCCGCCAAGCCGCTCACAAGCGACTTGAAAAAGCTATCAAAATCTCTCAAATAGGCAAGAAGCCTAGCTCTAAGTGCCGTGCCAAGGTAGTATCAAAAAACATTATCGTTGGTAGTAGTAGTGGTGGTGCGCAGCCAGCCAATCGATCAGCTGCACTACCATCACCACGCTCGCGTTCAGGCCGCCCCATCAAGCTGCCAATCAAATATCAGTAG